A single window of Nicotiana sylvestris chromosome 3, ASM39365v2, whole genome shotgun sequence DNA harbors:
- the LOC104234374 gene encoding uncharacterized protein — protein sequence MTVSQYEVRFSELARYAPWMVPTNRERIKRFVDGLIYPIRILMARERILSHTFEDAVDIARDIEADRRQEREERKAKRPRGSGSFSGSPSRSQFQQSRGRSYRPHQSARSKYRGASSGRGHQGFQQGQSSLGALPAQSSSHAPSVQGSSAPSASASHFGVRGSHQVPYPASGSCYECGEFGHMKRHCPQLRGSQSQQRGQSSSSAPFTSAPTQSIRGEGQAARGRPRGGGRSGGGQAQFYAIPDRTDALASDAVITGIISVCHTDASVLFDPGSTYSYVSSYFACHLSIPRESLALPVHVSTPVGDIVIVDHVYRSCIVTIRGLETRVDLLLLRMVDFDIILGMDWLSPSHAILDCHAKIVTLAIPGVPRIKWHGMTDYVPSRVISFLKSQRMVGKGCLSYLAFVRDVGAETSSIDSVPVVRDFPDVFPADLPGMPPDRDIDFGIDLVPGTKPISIPPYHMAPAELKELKEQLQELLEKGDSDIPKTAFRTRYGHYEFLVMSFGLTNAPAAFMHLMNSVFRPYLDSFVIVFIDDILVYSRSQEEHARHLRVVLQRLREEKLYAKFSKCEFWLSSMAFLGHIVSSEGIQVDPRKIEAVQSWSRPSSTTEIRSFLGLAGYYRRFVQGFSSIASPLTKLTQKGAPFVWSDECEDSFQKLKSLLTTAPVLVLPSAAGSYTVYCDASRVGIDCVLMQEGRVIAYASRQLKPHEKNYPVHDLELAAIVHALKIWRHYLYGVSCEVFTDHRSLQHLFKQKDLNLRQRRWLELLKDYDITILYHPGKLGTQVELSSTFHPQTDGQSER from the exons ATGACCGTATCTCAGTACGAGGTGAGGTTTTCAGAGTTAGCTCGTTATGCTCCATGGATGGTCCCGACTAATCGGGAAAGGATTAAGAGGTTCGTGGATGGGCTCATTTATCCCATTCGTATCCTGATGGCTCGAGAGAGGATTCTGAGCCATACTTTTGAGGATGCAGTCGATATTGCCCGAGATATTGAGGCAGATCGTCGTCAGGAGAGAGAGGAGcggaaggccaagaggcctcgtggatcaGGTAGTTTTAGTGGTTCTCCGTCTAGGAGCCAGTTTCAGCAGAGCAGGGGTCGTTCTTATAGGCCTCATCAGTCGGCTCGTTCTAAGTATCGAGGGGCATCTTCAGGCCGTGGTCATCAGGGATTTCAGCAGGGTCAGTCTTCTTTGGGTGCCCTTCCAGCACAGAGTTCATCACATGCTCcttcagttcagggttcttcggcgccgagtgcatcagctagtcacttTGGTGTGAGGGGTTCCCATCAGGTCCCTTATCCAGCGTCGGgtagttgttacgagtgtggagagtttggtcaCATGAAGAGGCATTGTCCTCAGCTTCGTGGCAgtcagtctcagcagaggggCCAGTCATCATCTTCTGCACCATTTACTTCAGCACCCACTCAGTCAATTAGGGGTgagggtcaggcagctagaggtcgccccagagggggaggtcgatcgggCGGTGGTCAGGCTCAGTTTTATGCTATCCCAGACAGGACAGATGCTCTTGCGtcagatgctgttatcacaggtattatctcagtctgccacacagatgcctctgtcttatttgatcccggatccacctattcttatgtgtcttcatattttgcttGTCATTTGAGTATACCGCGGGAgtctcttgctttacctgttcatgtgtctaccccggtgggcgatattgTTATTGTGGATCATGTGTATCGATCGTGTAttgtgactattaggggtctggagacccgagttgatctattgttgTTGagaatggtagattttgatattattctgggcatggactggCTATCTCCgagtcatgctattctagactgtcatgctaagatagttactttggctattccgggtgttccgaggatcaAGTGgcatggtatgactgattatgttcctagtagagtaatttctttcttgaaatcccaacgtatggttgggaaaggctGTTTATCATATTTGGCCTTCGTGCGTGATGTGGGAGCTGAGActtccagtattgattctgtcccagttgtgagggactttcctgatgtatttcctgcagacctaccagGCATGCCGCCAGaccgggatattgattttggtattgacctggtgccgggcactaagcccatttctattccgccataccacatggcaccagcggagctaaaagaattgaaagagcagcttcaggaactcctagaaaaggg ggattcagatattcctaagactgccttcaggactagatatggccactatgagtttctagtcatgtcttttgggctgaccaatgccccagcagcgttcatgcatctaatgaacagtgtatttcggccgtATCTGGATTCTtttgtcattgtattcattgatgatattctggtatactcgcgtagccaggaggagcatgcccgacatttgcgtgtagtgttgcagagattgagggaggagaaactttatgctaaattctccaagtgtgagttttggctaagttctatggcattcttgggacacatagtgtccagcgagggtattcaggttgatccaaggaagatagaagcagtgcagagttggtctagaccatcctcaaccacagagatccggagttttcttgggctggcaggctattatcgccggtttgttcaaggattttcatccatcgcatcgcccttgaccaagttgactcagaaaggtgctccatttgtatggtcagacgagtgcgaggatagctttcagaagctcaagtcacttttgaccacagctccagtgttggtgttaccatcagctgcaggttcatacacggtatattgcgatgcttccagagttgggattgattgtgtgttaatgcaggagggtagagttatcgcttatgcttctcgtcagttgaagcctcatgagaagaattatcctgttcatgatttagagttggctgctatagttcatgccttgaagatttggaggcactatttgtacggcgtatcttgtgaggtattcactgatcatcgcagtcttcagcatttatttaagcaaaaagatcttaatttgaggcagcggagatggcttgagttgcttaaagactatgatattactattctgtatcatccgggtaag ttgggtactcaggtggagctgagttcaacatttcatcctcagacggacggacagtccgagcgt